CGGCATGGGGGGGGCGAGTGTGTTTCGCATCCACCGCGCGGACCACAACATAGGGGTAATTATAGAAACCTTGACCCATTACGGCATGCGCACGATTATGGCTCAGCGGTACGTCCCGGAAATCACTCGCGGTGACAAGCGTATTTTGCTCATAGCAGGCAAAGCTGTGCCCTACAGTCTCGCCCGCATTCCCCGGCCGGGGGAATCGCGTGGCAACCTCAACGTGGGTGCTACGGGAGTCGCGCAGCCGCTTACCGAACGCGATCGGGAAATTGCAGATGCGTTGGGCCCGGTCTTGGCGGATAGCGGTTTGATGCTGGTTGGGCTGGACGTGATAGGGGATTATCTCACCGAGATCAATGTCACCAGCCCGACGTGCATGCGGGAAATCGAGGACCAGACCGGTTTCAACGCCGCGGGGATGATGATGGATGCGCTCGAAGAAATGTTTAGCTGACGTGGTTTACCTCATATAGGAAGGAGTCCGTTTCCAACATGATCGGAATTTTAATTATCTCTCACGGTAGTCTCGGCGATAGTCTTGTGCATTGCGCTAATCACGTGCTGGGAGATAAAGCGCCCCGCTTGATGGAGCTGAGTATTACCACCAAGGACGATCCCGATGTTGCCGAAGAGAGGGCACGAAAATTGATTCAACAGCTCGACGTTGGAGATGGGGTGCTGATGCTATGTGATATTTGCGGTGCCACCCCTTGCAATATAGCGACCCGGTTGGTTGTTCCAGGCCGAGTGGAGTGTCTCGCCGGGGTAAACCTGCCGATGCTGGTGCGGGCCCTTACGTACCGCAATGAACCGCTGGCAATGGTAGCGGAGAAGGCATTGAACGGCGCCAGGGATGGTGTTATCCGTCTTTCTCCGACAGGAGCGCAGGATGCAGTATAAAGAGGTGAAGATAGAAAACAAATTAGGGCTGCATGCGCGTGCTTCGGCAAGGCTCACGCAGCTTGCCTCCCGCTACCGCAGCGACGTGTGGTTGTCGAGAAATGAACGCAAAGTTAATGCGAAAAGCATTATGGGCGTGATGATGCTGGCGGCAAGCCAGGGGGTCACGTTGGGAATAGAAACGACCGGCGTAGACGAGATTGAAGCGATGCAGGCGCTGGTCAGCCTGATCGAGGGTCGTTTTGGAGAAAGTGAATGAGCTTTGCGTTATATGGGGTGGGTGTTTCCGGAGGCATCGCGATAGGGCGTGCCCATCTCGCCTCCCACGCTGCTCTGGAAGTGGCCCATCATACGGTGCCGAAGGATCAGGTCAGTAACGAGATAGCCCGGCTCGACACCGCTTTCAGCGCCGTTCGTGAAGAGCTTGAGGCGTTACATGCATCGGTAGTAAGCGGTCCGGCAGCTGCGGAGTACGGCGCATTCCTCGATTTGCACCGCATGATCCTGGACGATCCCACGCTTTCCACCGCGGCCAAAACGTACATTGCCCAAAACCAGTGTAACGCCGAGTGGGCTATTACACAGCAGATGGAAGTGCTTATGGCGCAGTTCGAGGAGATTGAGGATCCGTATCTCCGCGAACGGAAAACTGACGTGATTCAGGTAGTCGAGCGGGTTCTGAAAGTTCTGCTGGGGCACCCCGGTTATGTGCCTGTGCAACCCAAGCGGGACGGCGACAGCATCCTGGTTGCTCATGATTTGAGTCCCGCCGATGTGATTCAGTATAAGCAGCATGCATTTACCGCATTCCTTACCGATTTGGGAGGCTTGACGTCGCATACGGCAATTGTCGCGCGCAGTCTTAACATCCCCTCCATTGTGGCACTTCACCTTGCGCGCCGACTCATCCGCGACAATGACGTTCTGATAGTAGACGGGGGACAAGGCGTAGTGATCGTCGATCCCGACGAACACGTATTGTCGGAGTACCGGCTGCGTCAGAGCCAGCTTGAACTAGAAAAGCAGAAGCTGAAGCGCCTTAAAACTACAATTGCGGCGACACTTGATGGCACAGTGATAGAGTTATATGCAAACATCGAATTACCCCAGGATGTTGAACAAGTAAAAGAAAACGGGGCCACCGGGATCGGTCTGTTTCGTAGCGAGTTCCTGTTTCTCAATCGCGCGAGTTTGCCCGACGAGGATGAGCAATTCGAGGCCTACCGCATCGTAGCGCGTAAAATGCGGGGTTTACCGGTTACGATTCGGACGTTCGATCTGGGTGCGGACAAAAATCTTGACAGCGCCAAGCGCGTGGCCGCGAATCCAGCGCTGGGGTTGCGCGCAATACGGTTATGTCTGGCTGAACCGCAGATGTTCAATACGCAGCTACGTGCAATTTTGCGCGCCTCGCGGTACGGGCAGATTCGTATTCTGGTACCGATGCTCTCCAGCATTTCAGAAATCACCCAGACATTGCACCTGATAGAGAACGCCAAGCAAAGCTTGCGTAACGACAGGATTCCTTTCGATGAGAAGATCCAGGTCGGTGGAATGATAGAAATTCCTGCGGCAGCGCTGTGTTTGGATATGTTCATGCGCAAGCTGGATTTCCTGTCCATCGGCACCAATGATTTGATTCAATATACGCTCGCGATAGACCGTGCTGACGACACCGTGGCATATCTCTACGACTCGTTGCACCCGGCAGTGCTGCGTCTGGTGGCTCATATCATAAGAAGTGCCAACCGAACGGGAACGCCCGTAGCGGTGTGCGGCGAGATTGCAGGGGATATCGTGTTTACCCGGCTGCTGCTGGGTTTTGGGCTCCGAATGTTTTCAATGCATCCGGCACAACTGCTCACGGTGAAACGAGAAGTCTTAAGAACTAATCTGCCGGATATCATCGCGCTGGCACAAAAGATTCTTAAAGCCGATGATCCGGACAGAACGCACACGTTACTCGCCAAGCTGAATAGCTGACATCCCGCTGATAATTTGTCTCTGCGGCGAAAAAAAGCGCGACTGCGCGAGTGGCAATGCATGCAACATTTTTCGCCGGCCAGTGAAATTGGTGAGCTTGTGCTCGCAGTTGGATTTTTTAGGGCTTGTTTGACTATAATTGCCGGTCACATGTCGTCCCGGACTATCACATACTATTTGCCTTATATCAGCTCGATGACGTAAAAGTAAAAAACCCAAAACCATTTATTGTTATTTTTTTTGAGCGCCGCCCCAAAACACCGTTTAATTTGCATACACAGCACCGGCAACACTCCTGAAGAAAACGCTTTCACGTTAATGCAAGATCCTAATTCGACCGGTATCGTTACACCGCAAATCGCCCATTTCAATGCACCTCTGCACTTGAAGAGCGGAGCCGTACTCGACAACTACCAGTTGGTATATGAAACCTACGGTGAACTCAACGCGGCCAAGTCCAACGCCGTGCTGATTTGCCATGCGCTATCCGGCAATCATCACTTGGCGGGCGTTTATGAAGACAGCCCCAAGAGCGTGGGATGGTGGAACAACATGATTGGCGCCGGCAAGTCCATTGATACCGAGAAGTTTTTCGTGATTGGAGTGAACAATCTCGGCGGGTGTCATGGTTCAACCGGCCCCGCCAGTATCAATGTAAAAACCGGCAAATGTTATGGCGCTGACTTTCCAGTGGTTACGGTAGAAGACTGGGTGCAGGCGCAGGCTCGGCTAGCCGACTATCTTGGCATCGAACAGTTCGCCGCGGTGGCGGGTGGCAGTCTTGGGGGTATGCAGGCATTGCAGTGGGCACTCGATTTTCCCCAAAGGGTGCGGCACGCTCTGGTTATTGCCGCTGCCGCGAAGTTGACCGCCCAGAATATCGCGTTCAACGACGTCGCCCGCCAGGCAATCATTACCGATCCGGATTTTTACGGTGGAGACTACTATTCGCATGGAGTAGTGCCCCGCCGGGGCCTTCGGCTTGCCCGCATGCTGGGGCATATTACGTACTTGTCGGATGACTCCATGGCAGCCAAATTCGGGCGGGAGTTGCGTAACGGCGTGCTTGCGTTCGGCTACGATGTGGAGTTTGAAATAGAATCATATCTCCGCTATCAGGGTGACAAGTTTGCTGACCAGTTCGACGCCAACACCTATCTGTTGATGACAAAGGCGCTGGATTATTTCGACCCCGCATTCGAGCACAATAACGATCTCAGTGCCGCATTTCGTGTGGCGAAGGCTAATTTCTTGGTGCTTTCTTTTACTACCGACTGGCGTTTTTCGCCCGAGCGCTCGCGTGCCGTCGTGAGAGCATTGCTGGATAACGAGCTTAACGTCAGTTATGCAGAGATTACGTCCAGTCACGGACATGACTCCTTCCTGATGGAAGACCGTCATTATCACAAACTGGTGCGGGCATACATGGACAATATTGCTAGATGACACAATTTCCCGTTACGCAGCCCCTTCTCGAGCAGAATTTTGAAGGCATGAATGAATTGACTGTGCCCTCGTCTCCCGTTTCCAGGCCGGATTTCGCCGTCATTGCAGAGTGGGTGAAACCGGGCGCGAAAGTGCTCGACCTGGGGTGCGGGGATGGATCGCTGCTGTGTTTTTTACGCGATGCTCGTAACATTCGCGGCTATGGAGTGGAAATTGACGACTCGAATGTGTTGGCCTGCTTCAGTAATGGAGTAAACGTAATTCAGAGTGATCTCGAGTCAGGGCTGCAAAGTTTTGAATCGGATTCGTTCGACTACGTAGTTCTGTCACAAACCCTGCAGGCGGTAAAACATACCGAAGGCATCATTAAAGAGATGTTGCGGGTCAGCAAGGAAGGAATCGTCTCGTTTCCCAATTTCGGATATTGGAGAAATCGATTGCAAGTCTTGGCTGGCCACATGCCTGTGTCCGAAACGCTGCCCTATCAGTGGTTTGACACGCCGAACATTCACAACTGCACGCTTGGAGACTTTGAAGAATTCTGTCGCCAGCACGGCGCGCGCATTCTCGAACGCAGGGTCATGAATGGGGAGCGTCAAATTACCCTGCTACCAAATTCATTGGGGATGCTAGCCTTTTACCGTTTTGAACAGCAGAAGTAGTGGACGCACTAGGCTATATCAGGGGGCTTAGCGGACTCGAATCTCGCCCGGCCGGCCAGCCATACCAGCGCGAGCACGGGAACGCCCAGTAGCGCAGTGGCGGTAAAAAAGCTGGCATAACCGTAGGCATCGACGAAGTCTCCGCTGAATCCAGCGATAAATTTTGGCAATAACAGCATCACCGAACTGAAAAGTGCGTATTGCGTAGCGGAATAAGCCGAATTGGTTAGTCCGGAGAGATAGGCAATAAAGGCGGAAGAAGCGATTCCGCCCGAAAGATTATCGGCAGAGATGGTGAATATCAGTCCTGTCAGGTCATGGCCGCGTTGGCTGAGCCAGACAAATAGCAAATTTGTCGTGGCTGATAACACCGCTCCCAGAAAGAGCGTGCGCATGATGCCAATTTTTGCTATCAGCACCCCGCCTATGGCCGCGCCGGCGATCGTCATCATGACGCCATAAACCTTGGAGACGGTCGCGACCTCATCCTTTGTATATCCCATATCGACATAGAAAGGATTGCTCATGACACCCATTACCACATCCGAAATTCGGTACATGGCAATCAGGCCCAGGATCAGAAATGCGTGTCCACCATGACGCACGATAAAGTCCCGGAAAGGCGCCACCACTGCGCCATACAGCCAGGCTAACAGTTGCGCGAGCCGGACGTTCAGATTCCAGTGCGCAATGGCTTCCCTGGCGCGATCTTCGTTTTCCGAGATCAGGCGGTTAACGGGAACGTCCGGCTCGCGGATGATGAGCGTCGTAACAATCCCGACCGCCATAAATGCGGCCATGGCGAGGTAGGCGGTACGCCATGGAGCATAGACATAGGTGGTGGCTGACGGGTCAACCGCTGCGGCAATCCAAAGCGCTCCAGCAGAAGCCAGAATCATCGCCATGCGATAACCGGCCTGATAGGTGGCTGCCATCGCTCCTTGAAGCCGCGGTGCTACGGCCTCGATCCGATACGCGTCAAGCGCAATATCCTGAGTCGCTGAAGCGAAAGCGACTGCCAGGGCGAAAAATACGGTATGGGTCAGGTTCTCAACCGGATCAGTCGACGCCATGCCCACCAACGCGGCGGCAATAACAACTTGAGATAGTAGAAGCCAGGCACGCCGCCGCCCCAGCAGGCGGGTTAATAGTGGTAGTCGCAGGCGGTCCACCAGCGGCGACCACATCCATTTAATACCATAAGCCAGCCCGATCCAGCTCAGGTGACCGATAGTTGAGCGATCGATTCCCGCTTCTCGTAACCAGAAGGAAAGGGTGCCCATTACCAGCAACAGCGGTAATCCGGCTGAAAAACCAAGCGATAGCATACCCAACACCCGCGGGTGGGTGTATATGCGAAAAGCGTGAAGCCAGCTGGACAGCGCCGTTGACATTATCGTCGAGGGCGTATTCGGGCGGCGCAGGAGCTATCCAGCACACTGTTGACAGAAGGTTCACCGCCGTGCGGAGAAACTATGGGAGGTAAATATGAGTCTCCCGTATCGCAGACTCTTGGTCCAGTTGTGCGCCGCGAAGACGTTGTGGTCCATTTCATAAGTTGGTTACCTGAGAGCGGCTCAAGTGGCGAAAATTATTGTTCGGATTGCGTAGCTAAGGAACCCTGAACAGTACTCCGCACAGCCCGCTGCGGGTAAAATCGGGATGATCACCAGCTGCCCAACGTCCCGTGCAGGCGGTCGTGTTCTCTTGGTCGACAGGCGCCAAGGAGCGCAACGCCCCACGCATGTCGCGTTCGATTTTGCTGCAAGGCGAAGCGACGTGGCTTGCCTGCGGCCTGCTTTGTCACGCTCCTAGATAGGGACCGATCATTGGATCAGCCATTCGCGTAGTCGCCTTTCGCGCATTGCTTCCGGCAACGCCTGCCCTCGCATACGTGAGGCAGATTAAAGGTTGTAGTCGTAGTCAATAATAAGAGGTGAATGATCAGAGAAGCGTTCCGTTTTGTAAATCGAGACTGCAGTAGCCCTGGCGGCAATTCCTGGCGTGGCAATCTGGTAATCAATGCGCCAGCCCACGTTCTTTGCCCAAGCCTGTCCTCGGTTGGACCACCACGTATATTGCTCCGGCTGTTGGTTGATGCGCCTGAATATGTCTATAAATCCGAGGTCCTGAAAGACCTCGCTAAGCCAGAGGCGCTCTTCCGGCAGAAAGCCTGAGTTTTTCTGGTTCGAACGCCAGTTCTTCAGATCAATTTCTTTATGGGCAATGTTCCAATCGCCGCATAAGATAATCTCCCTGCCGCAGTCTGCCAGGTTTCGCAGCATAGGAAAAAACCGATCCATGAAAAAAAACTTGGCGGCTTGTCGGTGCTCGCCGCTGGAACCGGAAGGAAAGTAGATCGATATCACGCTCAAGGGACCGAAGTCGGCTCGCAAATAGCGCCCCTCGGCATCTATTTCAGGCACGCCGACTCCTTCCATGACATTATCCGGCTGACGCCGCGCATATATTCCGACACCGCTGTATCCCTTCTTTTCCGCGCAGTGGAAGTAGCTTTGGTACCTATCCGGCGAGGCAATTTCGCCGGTAATATCTCCAGCCTGAGCTTTTAGCTCCTGCACGCACACAATATCGGCCGCTTGCATGGGCAACCACCTGAAAAACCCCTTGCTTGCGGCAGAGCGCACGCCATTTACGTTAAGCGTTATAATCCGCACGTCGTTTTTTTCCGGTTTGTCATAGCCATGTCAGATTTCCGGCAGGAGTTTATCAAGTTTGCTATCAGCCGAGATGTGCTCTGCTTCGGCGAATTCAAAACCAAAGCAGGGCGATTATCGCCATATTTCTTTAATGCCGGATTATTCAATGACGGCGACTCTCTCAGAAAGCTGGGGCAATTTTACGCCAAAGCGATTTTAGCTGCCCAGCTTCCGTTCGATATGCTATTTGGGCCCGCCTACAAGGGCATTCCGCTGGTCAGCGCGGTAGCAATTGGGCTGGCGGAGCTTGGATACAACTATCCCTTCTGCTTCAATCGCAAGGAGATAAAGGATCATGGGGAAGGTGGAAACCTTGTGGGTGCGCCGCTTTCGGGGCGGGTGCTGATCGTGGATGATGTGATCTCCGCCGGTACTTCGGTGCGCGAATCGGTTGGGTATATTCGGGCTTCCCACGCTACGCCAAGTGGCGTCATCATTTCCCTTGATCGGATGGAACGTGGGAATGGCGAACTCTCGGCTATCCAAGAAGTTTACGAGTCCCATGGGATTCAAGTCGCAAGCATCGTCAGTCTGGACGACATCGTAAGATACCTCAGGAATGAAGTGGATCTGGCGCACAATCTGCCTGCGTTGGAAACATATCGTGCGCGTTACGGCGCCGGTGATCCACCGGTTTGATTACCGTAGCCGCTGGATTCAGGGGTGGCATTCTATCGAACTTGACCTAACGCTGCTGGGCCAGGTTATTGCTCTTCTGGGCGCATGTCCGCTGCCCGGGCGGCAGGCAAGGTGAGTTCGCCGGTGGAATCGAAACGCCGTCCACCGGCGAGTCCCGGTCCGCCCAGTCGACCACGTAACTGATAGTCGACCTTGGTCATGGCACCGGTTCGCTCGCTTGTGGCCATCTGAAACACATGACGCAGAATGGCGGTCGCAGGGACGGTTACGGGTACTGTAATTACCGTTTCTCCAAAGCGGGGTATGGTGCCGCGCTGGTCGCTGACCCCGCTGGCGAAACTGGTTCCGCGTAAATCCAGGTCGAGTGCAATACCGTCATAATCCAGTGGCTTGTCACTATGGTTCTGAATTCTGAGCTGTACCGCGAAGCGCGCCTCCATGCCTTTACCCTCCAGGGGCTGCATTCCAGCCACGGAAATTCGGAGTGGCTCACTTTGCTTGAGTGCTGCGCAACCGGTGAGGATGAAGACCAGTCCCGAAACGAGCAGTATGCGCATGTTCATACGGTCACCAAGGCAAATACTTAATCATACTCGAATATCAGCGAACGCGAGTGACCGAGGGTTGGCGCGTTTCCGCCGTCCAGTCAAATACATAGCGGAGTTCGGGTTCTGGGAGATTGCTCATCCCCTCTGGTTGGGATATGATCCCCCTCGAAGCTGGCTAGACAGTCGCTGCCCGCCTTTCGATAAGAGAGGCGGGGGGAGGAAAGTCCGGGCTCCAAAGAGCAGGATGCCGGTCAACGGCCGGCCGCCGCGAGGCGAGGAACAGGGCCACAGAGACGAGCGTATTAAGTTACGGTGAAACGCGGTAACCTCCATCCGGAGCAAGACCAAATAGGCAGGCGATGATGCTGCTCGCTGAGCCTGCGGGTAGGTCGCTTGAGCGCCCGGGTAACCGTGCGTCTAGAGGAATGACTGTCCATGACAGAACCCGGCTTATCGGCCAGCTTCATTCTGTTTTCTCATTTCCTACAAAAAAAAGCGGCTTCAACTTTCGTTGAAGCCGCTTTTCATTTTTGGAGCTTAAGCTTTGCTGTTAGTGATCCATTGCCGGGGTTGAATTCTCGTTTGGTTTCTTGAGTTGTATCATGAGATCGTCGTCCCATTTACCCTCGACATTCATGTGCGCTGCCGCACCCAGTAATACCGCCTCGATCAGGTTGTGGCTGAGGTACACGTACAGGCCGGGTTGCTTGAATTCATACAACGCCGCCACTGCAGAACCGCCGGGAACGAACCAGGTTTCCTGATTGGTAATCGGTGTATCGGCAAATGAGCCGCCAACCCATACCAGGTCGCCATGGCCACCAATCAGGTGAGGCCTGGAATCGCGGTTGGCCTGGGCGTGAACGAACAGCACTTTCTCGCCCACTTTGGCCTTGAGCGCATTATCCCCGGTCAGAGCACCCACTGCGCCATTGAAGACGACATGGGTCGGGATAAGTCCCTTGGACAGTTCAAGCATCTCATGCATGCCTTCGGCAGGAGAGCCATAGGTCTTGAATTTGCCATCCGCACCCTTGGGCAGGTAGAGGTCCTGCTCGCCGACGTAGTAGACGCGGTCATAGCGCACAGGCTTGCCCTTGGCATCCTTCAGGCCATCGCGCGGCAATACCATGATGGCTCCATTCATGCCGGAGATGACGTGAAACGGGATCATGGTGCCGCCAGGGGCGCAGTGATAGACAAATACCCCAGGCTTGGTGGCTTTCCAGCGCACTACCACATCTTCACCCGGTGCAACCAGGGTCAGGCCAGCGCTGCCCAAGGCGCCAGTGGAGGCGTGAAAGTCCACATTGTGCGACATGCTGCTGGTCTTGGGGTTGACCAGCGTCAGTTCAACATAGTCATCCTGATGCACGACAATCAGCGGGCCCGGAACGGTACCGTTGAACGTCAGCGCCCACATCTTGGTGCCATCCGGTGCAACATCCACCAACTTCTCGATGGTCTCCATGCGGATCTTGACTACCTTCGGTCCACCCTTGGCCACCTGGTCGTGCTTGGGCGCAAAGGGCGGCGCCACCAGTTCCTGGGTTACCACCGGTAATTTGGAAACGTTGGTCGCCGCTATGGCCGGGACAGCGCTCATACACAGCAATCCCAAACCGACAACCCCTTGAACAACTTTGTCCATGTCTTCCCTCCATATATTGTTTATCACCGCGCATCATCCTGTGCGCCATTCCATCTGCCGTTCAATCCTGACTGCTCACCCTTTTCTGAAGAGCATCTCTAAAAATTCAAACCCCGCAGGCGCAAAAGCGCCTGCGGACGCATCGCGCCCGCTAAGACGCCATCATCCCGCAAAAAGGCTGAGGCAATATATATTCACGGGGGGAGAAAAACATTTTTCTGAACGACAACGAGGTATGCGCGAATTTCGAATTTTTAGAGATGCCCTTAAGAGCGAAGGCCCGGCAACTATACAGCTTTACAATTTACATGTCCATGGTGCGTCCAGTCGCGATGTAATACTGCTGTCGCGTCCCAAAACGGGCATTAACAGCTCTGAATGAAATGCCGGTCGTGTAGGAAGAATAGGCAACAGGCAAGCTTATGGCCGCTCTTCAATCGCGTTTCGATAAGTACGCGCGCAAACGCCGATTTTTACGTTGGGGCCATTTTCGTCAACGCTTTATCCCAGGTTGAGCTTGGGTATACTCTGTTTCTATTCTCCGATAGTTTGTTATACAATCCGCGATTGTTCCCGCCATGGGCGTACGATTAATTTGATTTGCGGATTAGAAACTGGAGGCATCATGGATAAAACTGTTGAGTGGATCGTTAGACTGGCATGCGCTACGCTGATAGCAATGGCAACTCTGCCCACCCATGCGCAGCTAATGCTGGCCCACGAAGGTCATCATTCAGGAGACTGCGCCATCAAAACGGGGGCTTTTCCTGTAGCCTTCAGTGCTTATGAAAAGCCCAAGGGCGCGCTACCGCCAACTCATGCGTTTTGTGATCATGTTCCGGAACCTGGGGAATTGCATCTCACCGTTGATCTGACAGATCCGGACTCGCGCGAGATCCCCATCGCGGTGCGTCTGGTAATGGAAGGGCATGGGGAAGGGGGGCACGAGATCGTGTCTTTGCCTGCCAAGGCATATCCGTCCGGAAGTATTACCTTTGGAGCGAATCTCGAGGATCTGGGCCAATACGCACTGTTGCTGGAGACGGAGAAAGACGGCAAGATGACTACGGCAGTGCGGATTCCGATACACGTCGGAGGCGGAGGCGGTCACGGCAGCCATGGGGGCGGGATCGGTGTGACGGAAATAGCCCTCTTGGTAGGCGTGGCAGGCATTGGCGCCTTCCTGTGGTCGCGCAGGCGACCAAGCCCGAAGGCGTCCTAAACGTCAGTCCAGACGGGGCTGGTGATCATTTAAATCTGAGCCAGCCCAGCGGCGAGACTTATTGTGAAGTAAAGGTCCGGACCGTCCATTCTCTATAAGCAGCTGTAAGTGGATTAGCTGTAGAGAGGAACGGGTGATTGGGTATTACTGAAAAATAGTTTTTCGCAACCCGGCAAAAGCCTCACTTACATAGTCGATCTGCTCACTAGTATGGGCCGCGCTCACGCTGCAACGCACCAGCGACTTCCCGTCGGGCGCGGCTGGCGGTAATATCAGGTTGACGTAAATGTCGTGTTCGAGCAGGCCCCGCCATAGCGCTAGCGCTTGCTGAGGTGTATCCAGTATGGTTGCGATAATCGGGCTGGGTTCCGGGCCGAGCTGATAGCCGAGCTCCTTTAGCCGGGTGTAAAGCTGGTGAGCGTTACTCCAGAGCTGTCCACGTAACTCTACACCTTCACGCAGCAGTTTGAGTGCTGCCCGAGTCGATGCAATGGTAGCGGGCGTCGGGGAGGCAGTGAAGATGTAAGGGCGGCTGACATAGCGTAACTGATCAAGTTGGGGGTGATTGCTGACGCAATATCCTCCAATACTGCCGAGGCTTTTACTGAAAGTGCCGGTGATGAAATCGACTTCGTCAATAAGCCCGGTTTCTTCGACCAAGCCTTGCCCGATTCTGCCCAGAACGCCCAGAGAGTGGGCCTCATCCAGAAGAAGCGTACTTTTGTACACAGTTTTTAACCTGACAATCTCCGCCAGTGGCGCTCGATCCCCCA
The window above is part of the Nitrosospira sp. Is2 genome. Proteins encoded here:
- the spt gene encoding serine palmitoyltransferase, whose protein sequence is MSLLDKLDAVAAARKALLPEGVEVFGTPIEEVYSSTAAKIGDRRILFLGTNNYLGLTFAPQCLEAAHKAIDSEGTGTTGSRMANGSYSGHRALEREFAEFYRCHSCIVFTTGYQANLATISGLAGAGDVILIDGDSHASIYDGCRLSGAEIIRFRHNDTQDLEKRLRRLGDRSRSTLIIVEGIYSMLGDRAPLAEIVRLKTVYKSTLLLDEAHSLGVLGRIGQGLVEETGLIDEVDFITGTFSKSLGSIGGYCVSNHPQLDQLRYVSRPYIFTASPTPATIASTRAALKLLREGVELRGQLWSNAHQLYTRLKELGYQLGPEPSPIIATILDTPQQALALWRGLLEHDIYVNLILPPAAPDGKSLVRCSVSAAHTSEQIDYVSEAFAGLRKTIFQ